GCCCACGCAGTCATCTCAAACGATTCAACCAGCCTCATCCAAGACAAGGCTGCCTGAGGTGGGATTCCCATCCTTCAATGGCGATTTCACAAAGTGGGCTGATTTGAAGGACACGTTTACGTCAGTCATCATTAATCGCAAGGACATCGAGGATAGTGATCGACTGCACTATTTAAAGGGGGCAGTCACAAATGACGCAGCTCAGGTCATCTCTCACGCGCAGGCATCCAGCCCCACATTCAAGCAGGCCAGGCAACTCCTCGTTAACAGATTTGAGAATGCGCGGTTGAACATTCGGGCCAGGATTAACCGAATCGTGGAGTTGAAGCCAATGACCACGCAAAGGGCCTACGCCCTAATGAAAATGGCCAATATCGTTGACGAGACCACGCAAGCACTCGCGTCATTTGGGCTGGATGATCGGCACAACTGTTTCCTCATATGCTACCCCGTCAGGCCGCTGGACGCAGACACGCGCCACCAGTGGGAATATTCcctaaaaaatgtaaagaaatttcctaccttggaaaatttaacgacCTTTCTCGTGGAATACACTCGCATCCTGGCGCAGGTGGAGAAAACCAACGCAGTTCGCGACACTCAGCAGACCACGTCAAGAAACACGCGTCCACCCATGACCACGCAGCTCATTCAAGGTCGTTTCGCTACCGCCCGCGCAACAGCAGTAACACCATCCAAACCTACGCGAGTGGAATCCCATGCACCCACGCAGAAGGTAGCGCCAACACCAACAGACTTATCATCCTCTGCCCGCTTAGTTACTCCACAGAACACGCAGCGCGCAGCTCCACCAGCGGTGCAGTATCTCTGCGCCCTGTGCAGCAAGCAGCACTACCTCTCCTCGTGCCCCATCTTTAGAAAAAGTGCGATGGATGATCGTATCATGGTGGTCAAGGCACACTCGTTGTGTGTCAACTGCCTTGGCCACCACAATCTGCGCAGCTGCCGCACCTCAAAGCGTTGCAAGATCTGTGATGAGCAACATCACACGCTATTGCACGGTGCCGATCTGGGCGAGGTGTTAGTGCCTGGATACTAGCCCACGAAGACCACGCAGTAAGGACCAGGTGCAGTCGTCGATCAGCCCACGCATCGCAGAACAACGCAGTGAACATCTTTAAGGACCACGAAGCACACACCCACGCAGCACACGCTCGCCGAACACGCATACCACGAGTTACGCTTTTTGCAACGGCATTCGCCCGAGTGCACTCAGATTTCGCAGCGCAGCAAGTAAGAATACTCATTGATTCTggttcaaaaatttcatttatttcagagtCGTTGGCTACCCAGCTTCGACTCAAACGACAACGCTCTGCGCTTGATGTCCATGGAGTTGGTGGGATGAAGACCACGTAGTCGAGTGGAGTAGTCAATATTGCTCTCCATTCAACTTACAGGCCACTCCACGTTAACATCTAGGCCCCCGTTTTGAGGAAGGTTACAGCCAACCTTCCTACTCATCCACCACCTTCAGCATCCCTACCACCTCATCTGGGAAGACTGAATCTCGCAGATCCTCAGTTTCTCTTATCCAGACTAGTGGATCTCCTTCTCGGCGCATACGTCTACGGGCAAATCATCAAGCCCAATATCATCCGACACTCGTCCACTGAGCTCATCGCTCAGCTGTCAATCTTTGGATGGCTTGTAATCGGGCCCATCGAGGGTTCTCAGACTACTCAGAGGACTGTTCATCAGGTGTCGGTCAATAATACCGATTCCCAGCTGAGTGAATTGTTCAGTCGATTCTGGACGCAGGAAGAGCCACCACAGGACACGACACCCTTGCTCACTCCAGAAGAGCAAGAGTGTGAAGATCATTTCGAGACCACGCATTCAAGAGATTCTGAAGGACGCTACATCGTACGATTGCCGCTCAAGATCCATCCCCGAGCATTTGGCAACTCCTATCAGACTGCTCATCATTGCCTTCAGAGGATGCTCAGAGGACTCACCAAGGACGCCCAGTACAATCAGCTGTAAGTACAATCAGCTGTAATCATGGTAAGACGAAACCATGACTCAATAACCAATCCGTTTCAGTACTTTCTTCCACATCATGGCGTTCTGAAGTTGGACAGTTGAAACGCTGGCTGCGCATCAGGGAAGATCTAACCAGTCTGGCCAGACTTTCC
Above is a window of Hylaeus volcanicus isolate JK05 unplaced genomic scaffold, UHH_iyHylVolc1.0_haploid 12149, whole genome shotgun sequence DNA encoding:
- the LOC128882715 gene encoding uncharacterized protein LOC128882715; its protein translation is MSMELAPVLRKVTANLPTHPPPSASLPPHLGRLNLADPQFLLSRLVDLLLGAYVYGQIIKPNIIRHSSTELIAQLSIFGWLVIGPIEGSQTTQRTVHQVSVNNTDSQLSELFSRFWTQEEPPQDTTPLLTPEEQECEDHFETTHSRDSEGRYIVRLPLKIHPRAFGNSYQTAHHCLQRMLRGLTKDAQYNQLLLRITSLCLIFTDRQLRRRNALPTPLITAADMEKARIYWI